TTTTGTCGGATGGAAAACTTCTAGTCTATTAATGAACATCACGGTTGTGTGTTACTATCAATTATGGCATGTTTTCTAGAGCTTGCAAGCCAGATTTATCGTGTTGTCTTGTATCTTTTTAATTCTTAGTAAAATATTGATAACCACTATTATTGATTTGAATTTAGTATATCTCAATATTTGCTGTTTAATGTTTTGAGaaataatctaaacaaaaatttaataccaAAATTTACTTTATACTTGTCACATTCtaaatacaattataaaattaatagaaacaataataaataaaatctatatGAAATTTGAGGGATCTAAAtagatatgaaaaaagttattattctGAAAACGCAATTTGAAACACAATGAGGTTTTTACTCAGATTTAATTCAAAATCCACTCATATTGAAGTATATGACAGTTTCCAGAGCAGAACCCATTTGAAAGAATATCTTAAACGTCGCCGACATATTTGGAGGTTGCTATAATTTTGGTCAATATTGTTGGATCGTTAGCCTTTAACAGTATTATTCTTTCAGGCGTGACAAACTCAAAAGTGAATTATTTCATCTgttatattcatattcatattcatattcatatatattcatGTTCTTTTGTTAATCCCGACGATTTTCGgtgaaatattatattaaaacataTGCATGTACGCTCCTAGACAAAAGaacaaatggaaaataatttaattttcaagtAGGCCGAAATATTAGATACGTTCAGTTTGTTTTCCATTATTCACACACTGATATAATCATGGTCACTTCCTTTCTGAATGCATTCACCATCAAAAGTGTCACATCAGTGTTACCAAATcccaaaacttgagtagcaatcctcgtatataattCGTAGACTATAATATTCAACGTATGCGCTTTTGTTGGCGATTGTACACACATGTCGGTGTGGCATTACGTGGCCGCCACATAATACACTGTAAACTCGAAAAGCTAAAAAACGAcggaaaatgaaaaatcatttggaCGTTCACGGAGAAAACTTGGGTCTGCCGTCCAGGGTGTGCCGGACGTGACTTGATTTAAGATAATTTCGAAATGGCTTCTGCTAGAGTAACTGTATCTGAGGTGAAAGTTTCCAGTTCAAGAAATATTATTACAGGGATCGGGCACGACTTAATATTGATAGAGGATTCGATTCGGAAAAATTGAAACTGCCTGGAATAATCTTTTAACTACtatatgtgaaatttcacatcgCTTATATTGCTCGATGAGAAAGCGCAACATATTTACAGAGTTTGttataagaaatatgaaatCGTATAATCCATTGTTACGCATTATGCTAAAGATGAAAtccaaatcaaaaataatgtaGAATTGAAAATTGTCCATATAAACACCGTCACTATCACTTTGATAACTCTTTAAATATCATCTGTTCTATCACCAGTTAAGTAAAAGTCATAAAATATCATTCATCGTCAAGTGGGAACATTCTTATCAAATACCATCACAGTTTTTAAAGCTTAGACAAACAGTTTTATGACGTCAGCCACTAACAACCAATCAACGAAAGTTTCCTTATCATTCCTTACGTATCCCCCAACGCCTATTCGAGAATTGAAGTTTACAAAGAAATTCAATCAACATTGGTTGCTGCATAGAAGGAAATATAATAAgatgttttgaatgaaattttacatTGTGCAACCGCCAGACACAAGGACATAATATGCTTTCAATAAAGTTCTCGCAATTTCGACTTCACATTTTTCTTGCCATTTTCATCGCATGAAAATTGCAACTACTTTTTGACTTTGCTTTTCTTATGATCAAGAGTGGATAACGTACCATGTagaaagtaaaagaaaaaagttggtTTTGGTCGGTGGTAGTGAAGATGGAATGTCAAACTACGAAACTacgttcaaaatttatcaatcacatcattttgaaaagttatatGCACGAATGAGAAATATTCTTTTGGAGAATCGGTtacaacttttcaaaataatcacgcattatcttttatatataattttttgatgaaaatgtaCCAAACATACTTCTGAGGCTTCATATTAGGCCCTCTATATTTGACACTAAACATATTTATTACTTGTTTATCTTTCTCAACGTTTCAATTATAATATACCAAATATTTGTAGCATTGATAAAGATTAAATGAAGGATTGAAGCGTTGGCATCTAAAAAAAACACctgacagttttattttgagtcctcaacccacAATATCATTCGAAACTAAATGTTATTTTGAAGagaatttgatttattcaactgactaataaaaataatacgtGTTGCTGGcgattaaaaactttttaaatactaatttcatgtttttttttccagaacCAAGCAATTATGTATGCAGTACTTGCAAAGCGCGTCTCCATTCAGCATGGCGGCTAGTACAGCACGTTCAAAACTCCCACGGGATGAAAATATACATAGAAAGCTCTCCTACTAGCTCAAAAACTAGTAATAGTAATAATCACAGTGGTAGCAGCTCCAGTAGTTCAAGTTCTGGTTGCTCTTCAGGCGCCGTGCCACCTCCACCTCCCAACATGAGACATCATTTATTACCGCCACCTGATTTACATAATCCTTTCGGAGTCGGCGGTTTACTTAGACTACCCATACCTCCACTGAATCACGTGCCGGTACCACCAGCGCCACTTTTTTCTCGACCTGAACATCACTACAGGATAGATCAATTAGTAAGTGAACAATTTCGTCATCATGGACTAAATTTAGCTGCGGCCGCTGCAGCGGTAGCTTCGGGAAATGTTCCTCCTCCACCGCATACTAACTTCCCATCACCTGCTGAAAGAGCGAACGCTAATAATCTACCTCCCAGAGATCGAGTAACACCAAATCAACCATTATCTTTAGAACCCCAGCTGGATTTTTATTCGCAGCGGTTGAGGCAATTGGCAGGTACCACCAGCCCGGGTACGGCACAGGCAGGCTCGCCGTCACCCCGCAAGCACTCACCGCCTTTCGCGAGTCCTTCCCCTTCCCAGATGCCGCCAACTTCAATTCCCAATAATATTAGTTCTAGTAGCAGCAATaccaacaataacaataatagcAGCAATAGCAGTAGACCTCCTAGTACGTCACCTCCAACAAAATCCGATGACCAACAAATGATGAATACCCCTAGATCGGCTAGTACACCACCAGGTAAACCAGGATCTccaaaaaattcaacgtcatctGAAACTACTCACGCTTGTGAATTTTGTGGTAAAAAATTCCGTTATCAAAATAACCTTGCAGTCCATAGGAGGACACATACAGGAGAGCTACCTTACAAATGTACTGTATGTGATCATGCGTATGCACAGAgctctaaattaaaaaaacatatgaaagtACATAGAACTCCAGACGATAGAACTAGCAATGCGGGCTCGGTGGAAACTCTGGAAGGCGATGATAgtgaagaggaagaagaagtagaagatgaagaagaagatgaagatgatgaaATGGATGAAGAAGAAGCCGAAGATTTGAGTGTTCCTAGCCAAACTCCAAAAAACCCAAATAGTCCATCAGCTTCACTAGTGGGTGAACTGATGGACAAATTTGGCTTGAGTAATATCGCCCAATACAGCGAAGCGTATAAGCAAGCTCTTCAAGAATCAAACACAGCTTTAAAAATGCAATATAACAAAGACAGggataataataatacatgTTTGTCGCATCAACTGAAGATCAAAGACGAGTTCGCAAAAGTTTTACTACCAGTACCTCCACCACAACACTTACCTCTCTTTCCTCCATTCAACGATTCTTTTGATGCATCAAAAAGATTGAAATTGGAATTAGATCGGAACGATTGGTGGTTA
This genomic interval from Diorhabda sublineata isolate icDioSubl1.1 chromosome 7, icDioSubl1.1, whole genome shotgun sequence contains the following:
- the LOC130446692 gene encoding B-cell lymphoma/leukemia 11B isoform X2 — protein: MRIKMPAVRIAQDADGVEGDPHQDILTCGICQKPFALSDIVRFIQHKVTSCNKENFGQCFTSNEKERDGDDGNLPLSSINTRRPSISAPISGKKATGNRIHTPPPASPRLPAPGDLCVDGAASSTPKRRAPSPLTSSSPEEDIKPLIKQEKMDNTTSSEDNSCKRSRIEVADAESNTTHSEPSNYVCSTCKARLHSAWRLVQHVQNSHGMKIYIESSPTSSKTSNSNNHSGSSSSSSSSGCSSGAVPPPPPNMRHHLLPPPDLHNPFGVGGLLRLPIPPLNHVPVPPAPLFSRPEHHYRIDQLVSEQFRHHGLNLAAAAAAVASGNVPPPPHTNFPSPAERANANNLPPRDRVTPNQPLSLEPQLDFYSQRLRQLAGTTSPGTAQAGSPSPRKHSPPFASPSPSQMPPTSIPNNISSSSSNTNNNNNSSNSSRPPSTSPPTKSDDQQMMNTPRSASTPPGKPGSPKNSTSSETTHACEFCGKKFRYQNNLAVHRRTHTGELPYKCTVCDHAYAQSSKLKKHMKVHRTPDDRTSNAGSVETLEGDDSEEEEEVEDEEEDEDDEMDEEEAEDLSVPSQTPKNPNSPSASLVGELMDKFGLSNIAQYSEAYKQALQESNTALKMQYNKDRDNNNTCLSHQLKIKDEFAKVLLPVPPPQHLPLFPPFNDSFDASKRLKLELDRNDWWLPGLPRDNKGVPGPSALLPNPLVKKESRRNDTCEYCGKVFKNCSNLTVHRRSHTGEKPYKCELCSYACAQSSKLTRHMKTHGRIGKDVYRCRFCEMPFSVPSTLEKHMRKCVVNQGKGHLLSTMPMLSGDEDSSTSITSKEPL
- the LOC130446692 gene encoding B-cell lymphoma/leukemia 11B isoform X1, whose protein sequence is MRIKMPAVRIAQADADGVEGDPHQDILTCGICQKPFALSDIVRFIQHKVTSCNKENFGQCFTSNEKERDGDDGNLPLSSINTRRPSISAPISGKKATGNRIHTPPPASPRLPAPGDLCVDGAASSTPKRRAPSPLTSSSPEEDIKPLIKQEKMDNTTSSEDNSCKRSRIEVADAESNTTHSEPSNYVCSTCKARLHSAWRLVQHVQNSHGMKIYIESSPTSSKTSNSNNHSGSSSSSSSSGCSSGAVPPPPPNMRHHLLPPPDLHNPFGVGGLLRLPIPPLNHVPVPPAPLFSRPEHHYRIDQLVSEQFRHHGLNLAAAAAAVASGNVPPPPHTNFPSPAERANANNLPPRDRVTPNQPLSLEPQLDFYSQRLRQLAGTTSPGTAQAGSPSPRKHSPPFASPSPSQMPPTSIPNNISSSSSNTNNNNNSSNSSRPPSTSPPTKSDDQQMMNTPRSASTPPGKPGSPKNSTSSETTHACEFCGKKFRYQNNLAVHRRTHTGELPYKCTVCDHAYAQSSKLKKHMKVHRTPDDRTSNAGSVETLEGDDSEEEEEVEDEEEDEDDEMDEEEAEDLSVPSQTPKNPNSPSASLVGELMDKFGLSNIAQYSEAYKQALQESNTALKMQYNKDRDNNNTCLSHQLKIKDEFAKVLLPVPPPQHLPLFPPFNDSFDASKRLKLELDRNDWWLPGLPRDNKGVPGPSALLPNPLVKKESRRNDTCEYCGKVFKNCSNLTVHRRSHTGEKPYKCELCSYACAQSSKLTRHMKTHGRIGKDVYRCRFCEMPFSVPSTLEKHMRKCVVNQGKGHLLSTMPMLSGDEDSSTSITSKEPL